In Salmo salar chromosome ssa03, Ssal_v3.1, whole genome shotgun sequence, a single genomic region encodes these proteins:
- the LOC106601740 gene encoding NADPH oxidase organizer 1: protein MEEQRYPVNVRLIGVMHKEKSKMYMTSVLWSDQNDIIVYRTFKDFKTLNEQMKKKFPPSNPLKKSDRIIPRFRDWRMKINTKNNGPSKSVVQLKFLEKYCSELLSCDPRVSQCPELIRYFHPKDQDLQPEFAKNSIMIMPSEDSAGHDKSVNIGNVTQPFVTEAYRCMAPYETKDTKNRPFKVAVDENLDVLIKDKAGWWLVENEDKRMAWFPAPYLEKVEGDEEDDSDGSYGESVLYSAVRSYKATNGDEVSVDIGSVVEVLQKSDNGWWLIRYNGKTGYGPAMYLQPYNNPRVRLAALNLAQLQVHGSSSDHTLAGHSHERSCSQGNLLQLPGCRPSTPNQLKPTDKLKSHSFNVLSVPRPSPSPVMVTTPALAYPSKGTPTPTVMVEVDRHKHSLAGSMGSMGSEGSMGSEGSDFSFSDDLSSSTCSSSLNLSRADMDEHLRRARTPPPMVADRLHPDSGVSEGRMVHGRSDPNLFKMAPTTPKVPPRPRAQEILTRCTTVTRKNASKAKLSPAPAVILRR from the exons AAGCAAA ATGTACATGACATCGGTGCTTTGGTCAGATCAGAATGACATCATTGTTTACAGAACCTTCAAGGACTTCAAGACACTTAAT GAACAAATGAAGAAGAAATTCCCACCTTCGAACCCACTTAAAAAATCTGACAGAATTATTCCTAGATTTCGAG ACTGGAGGATGAAGATAAACACAAAGAATAATGGTCCAAGCAAGTCGGTGGTCCAGCTCAAGTTTTTGGAGAAATACTGCAGCGAGCTCCTCAGCTGTGACCCGCGCGTCTCACAGTGTCCTGAACTCATCCGGTACTTCCACCCCAAAGACCAAGACCTACAGCCAGAGTTCGCCAAGAATAG TATCATGATCATGCCTTCAGAGGATTCCGCTGGACATGACAAGAGTGTCAACATTGGCAATGTTACGCAGCCGTTCGTAACAGAGGCATACCGGTGCATGGCACCCTATGAGACCAAAGACACCAAGAACCGGCCGTTCAAAGTGGCCGTGGACGAAAACTTGGACGTGCTCATCAAAGACAAAGCAG GCTGGTGGCTGGTGGAGAATGAGGACAAGCGTATGGCCTGGTTCCCTGCTCCATACCTGGAGAAggtagagggggatgaggaggacgATAGTGACGGGTCCTATGGAGAAA GTGTGCTGTACAGTGCTGTCAGAAGCTACAAAGCCACAAATGGAGACGAGGTGTCTGTGGACATTGGCTCAGTGGTGGAAGTCCTGCAGAAGTCTGACAATGGCTGGTGGCTGATCAG ATACAATGGCAAGACCGGCTATGGACCTGCCATGTACCTGCAGCCCTACAACAACCCTCGTGTCCGCCTGGCGGCTCTCAACCTGGCCCAGCTGCAGGTCCACGGCTCCAGCTCTGACCACACACTGGCCGGACACTCCCACGAGCGCAGCTGTTCCCAAGGCAACCTCCTGCAGCTGCCCGGCTGCCGTCCTTCCACACCAAATCAGCTCAAGCCTACCGACAAGCTCAAGTCTCATTCTTTTAATGTTCTATCTGTGCCTCGGCCTAGCCCTTCACCTGTGATGGTCACCACCCCTGCCCTGGCATACCCCAGCAAGGGCACTCCAACGCCTACTGTCATGGTGGAGGTGGATAGACACAAGCACAGCCTCGCTGGCAGCATGGGAAGCATGGGAAGCGAGGGCAGCATGGGAAGCGAGGGTAGCGACTTCAGCTTCAGTGACGACCTCAGTTCGTCGACCTGCAGCTCGTCACTCAACCTGAGCCGCGCTGACATGGATGAGCATCTCCGGCGCGCCCGCACACCGCCGCCCATGGTGGCCGACCGCCTCCACCCCGACAGCGGCGTGTCGGAGGGGAGGATGGTCCACGGAAGATCTGACCCAAACCTGTTCAAGATGGCCCCCACCACCCCCAAGGTGCCCCCCAGGCCCAGGGCGCAGGAGATCCTGACGCGCTGCACTACCGTCACGCGCAAGAACGCCTCCAAAGCCAAGCTGTCGCCAGCGCCTGCTGTGATACTGAGACGCTAA